The following are from one region of the Candidatus Kryptoniota bacterium genome:
- a CDS encoding M28 family peptidase: MKKITFVFLISITMLSCSGRNKQQESDTTQHVAQIPTVPVPVFDGKSAFNYLVKQTDFGPRNPNSSGHEQCLYYLQNVLSQYADSVELQKFDIPGYDGMMLHLTNIIAHFNMKSNKRVLLTAHWDTRPRADQEKGGGSDKPILGANDGASGVAVLLEMARDFKQDPPPVGVDIIFWDGEDYGKEGSLDYYFLGSKYWAQTRQLAYYPIFSVNLDMVGDKELSLPKEAGSYQYAPDIVDLIWNTAEEMGVSQFVDSVGGAISDDHLSLQYIGMKAIDIIDFAYPDATNKYWHTLEDTPDKCSSESLTAVGKVLMQVLYRKIPI, from the coding sequence ATGAAGAAAATTACTTTTGTCTTCTTAATTTCAATCACAATGCTTTCGTGCTCGGGTCGAAATAAGCAACAGGAATCAGACACGACTCAACATGTTGCTCAAATCCCCACAGTCCCCGTCCCGGTATTCGACGGTAAATCAGCATTCAATTATCTGGTAAAACAGACCGACTTCGGTCCGAGGAATCCGAACAGCAGCGGCCACGAACAGTGTCTGTATTATTTACAGAACGTCTTGTCGCAATATGCCGATTCTGTCGAGCTGCAGAAGTTCGATATCCCCGGCTATGACGGTATGATGCTCCATCTTACGAACATCATTGCTCACTTCAACATGAAGTCGAATAAGCGCGTCCTCCTCACTGCGCACTGGGACACAAGGCCGCGTGCCGATCAGGAGAAAGGCGGCGGTTCTGATAAACCTATCCTTGGAGCGAACGACGGCGCCAGCGGAGTTGCAGTCCTTCTTGAAATGGCTCGCGACTTCAAGCAGGACCCGCCACCGGTCGGAGTGGACATAATTTTCTGGGATGGCGAGGACTATGGCAAAGAAGGGAGCCTCGACTACTATTTCCTCGGATCGAAATACTGGGCCCAAACACGACAGCTTGCATACTACCCGATATTCTCTGTTAACCTTGACATGGTGGGAGACAAGGAACTCTCTTTGCCGAAAGAAGCCGGCTCGTACCAGTATGCTCCCGATATTGTCGATCTTATTTGGAACACGGCTGAAGAAATGGGCGTAAGTCAATTTGTCGATTCGGTCGGCGGAGCGATTTCCGACGATCATCTTTCTCTCCAATACATTGGGATGAAAGCGATCGACATTATCGACTTTGCGTACCCGGATGCGACGAACAAATACTGGCACACGCTCGAAGATACACCGGACAAATGCAGCAGTGAAAGTCTTACCGCAGTCGGAAAGGTACTTATGCAGGTATTGTATAGGAAAATTCCCATTTGA
- the prmA gene encoding 50S ribosomal protein L11 methyltransferase, with product MKTTAEKYFQLKVTSDSSINDLIVGFLSDVGAEGFIEEGNELICYLAEDKWKPGYKDDLVEFLSRLKAERKIETFTVDLSEVMNRDWNSLWEESIVPVEVTENIVIKPSWKTYYGAAKIVIEIDPKMSFGTGHHETTRMMIKLLEKYVHNGNTVLDIGTGTGVLAIAAVKVGAKTCVAVDNDEWSIVNARENISRNGVESAVDLMFGEVGKVPDRQFDIVMSNLNRNTLIYIKSEIARRCCGLLMLSGILTLDEKSIVDEFASVGFKLIESLKNAEWSALVLKR from the coding sequence TTGAAAACAACGGCAGAGAAGTATTTTCAACTCAAGGTAACTTCGGATAGTTCAATCAACGATCTCATAGTCGGATTCCTAAGTGACGTGGGAGCAGAAGGTTTTATCGAGGAAGGGAACGAACTCATTTGCTATTTAGCGGAAGACAAGTGGAAGCCCGGTTACAAGGACGATTTAGTCGAGTTTCTCTCGAGACTAAAAGCGGAGAGGAAAATTGAAACTTTCACCGTGGATCTGTCCGAGGTGATGAACCGCGATTGGAACAGTCTCTGGGAAGAATCCATCGTGCCGGTCGAGGTAACCGAAAATATTGTCATCAAGCCGAGCTGGAAGACTTATTACGGCGCCGCAAAAATCGTAATTGAGATCGACCCGAAGATGTCGTTCGGGACCGGACACCACGAGACAACCAGAATGATGATCAAGCTCCTTGAGAAGTATGTGCATAATGGAAACACGGTCCTGGACATTGGAACCGGGACAGGTGTACTCGCGATCGCGGCTGTAAAGGTCGGCGCGAAAACATGTGTGGCGGTTGACAATGATGAGTGGTCGATAGTCAACGCCCGCGAGAATATCTCCAGGAACGGAGTCGAATCTGCGGTGGATCTAATGTTCGGAGAAGTGGGTAAAGTACCGGACAGACAATTCGATATCGTCATGAGCAATCTGAACAGGAATACTCTCATCTATATAAAATCGGAAATTGCACGGCGCTGCTGCGGACTCCTTATGCTTTCAGGAATTCTTACGCTCGATGAGAAATCTATCGTCGACGAGTTCGCGTCTGTC
- a CDS encoding ComF family protein, translating into MKPTDGLSRIAESFVNFVYPPSCTTCSRDLKRGEFYICSRCWDSFERVARTETIIQGIEEKFLRDESIDAMDAVFLFGDDSRVRTAVHLLKYNGAEAIAKRFGVLIAAKIAADVKMSSCEVIAPVPLHSARERERGYNQSELITRSVACELRVLHLPRLLKRTRQTQTQTLFDAEGRRRNIAGAFTVDDRLANRVAGRKILLVDDVITTGSTIRECAGELKKGGASEIYAASAAITV; encoded by the coding sequence TTGAAACCCACTGACGGACTCTCAAGGATTGCCGAATCATTCGTAAACTTCGTTTATCCTCCGTCATGCACAACCTGCTCCAGAGATCTGAAAAGGGGAGAATTCTATATTTGCAGCCGATGTTGGGACAGCTTCGAGCGTGTCGCGCGCACAGAAACCATCATCCAGGGCATCGAAGAAAAATTTCTGAGGGACGAATCCATCGACGCGATGGATGCAGTGTTCCTGTTCGGAGACGACAGTCGCGTCAGGACTGCCGTCCATCTTCTAAAATATAACGGTGCTGAAGCGATAGCGAAAAGATTCGGAGTCCTCATAGCCGCAAAGATCGCAGCCGATGTGAAGATGTCTTCTTGCGAAGTGATTGCTCCCGTTCCTCTTCATTCTGCGCGCGAGCGCGAACGAGGCTATAACCAGAGTGAATTGATAACGAGAAGCGTGGCGTGTGAGCTCCGGGTTTTGCATCTGCCTCGTCTTCTGAAGCGAACGAGACAGACTCAGACCCAAACACTGTTCGATGCCGAAGGGCGAAGGCGAAATATTGCCGGAGCATTTACGGTCGATGACCGGCTGGCAAATCGAGTCGCGGGTCGAAAGATACTCCTGGTGGACGATGTAATTACCACCGGGTCCACAATCAGGGAATGTGCCGGAGAACTAAAGAAGGGGGGAGCCTCGGAGATTTATGCCGCATCCGCCGCTATTACAGTCTGA